A window of the Henckelia pumila isolate YLH828 chromosome 3, ASM3356847v2, whole genome shotgun sequence genome harbors these coding sequences:
- the LOC140889433 gene encoding copper transporter 6-like, translating to MSHGNGHSNMSMPMPTPSPMSPNDSTYNNQSMMMSMAMHTSFFWGKDVVLLFAGWPGDGGVGMYILALAAVFLLAVGAEILSVAPVLKPRGVSPAAGALIHAVVYAFRMGFLYLIMLSVMSFNLGVFAVAVAGHVVGSFVVKYRALSVGIES from the coding sequence ATGTCCCATGGAAATGGTCATAGCAACATGTCCATGCCTATGCCTACGCCGTCGCCGATGTCTCCGAATGACTCGACCTACAACAATCAAAGCATGATGATGAGCATGGCCATGCACACGAGCTTTTTCTGGGGCAAAGATGTGGTGCTGCTCTTCGCCGGGTGGCCGGGCGACGGCGGCGTCGGTATGTATATTTTAGCCCTGGCCGCGGTGTTCTTGCTGGCGGTCGGGGCCGAGATCTTGTCGGTGGCGCCGGTTCTCAAGCCGAGAGGGGTGAGTCCCGCGGCGGGTGCACTGATTCATGCCGTTGTTTATGCTTTCAGGATGGGTTTTCTTTACCTGATTATGCTTTCCGTTATGTCTTTCAATCTTGGGGTGTTCGCCGTGGCCGTCGCCGGACATGTCGTCGGGAGTTTTGTCGTTAAGTATAGAGCACTCTCGGTGGGCATAGAGTCCTAA